The Laribacter hongkongensis DSM 14985 sequence ACGGGTTTTCCATTGCGTCGAGCTTGCGCATGTCGCGCGCCGGTGCCACGTGGTAGGCCGACAGCTCGGCAATTTCGGGACGGACCCAGTCGGTTGCAGCCATGGTCATTCCTCCATCCGGTATTCGGCCGAACGGGCGTGCGCCGTCAGTCCTTCGCCGTGTGCCAGCACGCTGGCAATCCGGCCCAGTGCCCGGGCGCCGTCCTGCGACACCCGGATCAGGCTGCTGCGCTTCTGGAAGTCGTACACGCCCAGCGGACTGGCAAAGCGGGCCGTGCGGCTGGTCGGCAGCACGTGGTTGGGACCGGCACAGTAATCACCGAGGCTTTCCGAGGTGAAACGGCCAATGAAGATGGCGCCGGCATGGCGCAGCTGCGGCAGCCAGGCATCGGGGTCGGCCACCGACAGCTCGAGGTGCTCGGGGGCAATCTGGTTGGCAATGGCACACGCTTCGGCCAGGTCGGCCACTTCAATCAGGGCACCGCGGTTGCGCAGGCTGGCTTCGATGATGGCGCGCCGCGGCATGCCGGGCAGCAACCGGTCGATGCTGGCCTGCACCCGGTCAAGGTAGGCGGCATCCGGGCAGAGCAGGATTGCCTGGGCGATTTCGTCGTGCTCGGCCTGGCTGAACAGGTCCATGGCAATCCAGTCCGGATCGGTGCTGCCGTCGCACACCACGAGGATTTCCGACGGGCCGGCCACCATGTCGATGCCCACCACGCCGAACACCCGGCGCTTGGCGGCGGCGACATAGGCGTTGCCCGGTCCGGTGATCTTGTCCACGGCCGGGATGGTGGCCGTGCCGTAAGCCAGTGCCGCCACGGCCTGTGCGCCGCCGACGGTGAAGGCGCGGCTGACGCCGGCGATATAGGCGGCGGCCAGCACGAGGTCGTTGCGCTCGCCGCCGGGTGTCGGCACCACCATGATGATCTCTTCGACGCCGGCCACGTGCGCGGGCAGGGCGTTCATCAGCACCGACGACGGATAGGCGGCCTTGCCGCCCGGCACGTAGATGCCGACGCGGTCCAGCGGCGTCACCTGCTGGCCCAGCACGGTGCCGTCGGCTTCGGTGTAGGACCACGAACCGGCCAGCTGCTTTTCGTGATAGCGGCGCACCCGTTCGGCTGCGGCCTGCAATGCTTCTCGGGTGGCAGACGGCAGGCGGTCGAACGCACTCCTGAGCTCGTCGCGGGTCAGTTCCAGCGCCGCGGCACTGGCCACCTCAAAGCGGTCAAAGCAGTGGGTATATTCCACCAGAGCAGCATCGCCACGCTGTTTCACGTCTTCGACAATGCCGGCCACGGCGGTATCAACAGCCGGGTCCTGGGCGGATTCGAATGCCAGCAGCGAGGCCAGCGCGTCGGCAAAGCCGGCGCTACGGGTGGAAAGTCGACGAACAGTCATAATGCACCTTGCAATAACGGATTCAGGACAGCGCTACCTTGATGCCCAGCGCCAGCAGCAGGCCGCCCAGCAGCCGGTCCACCGACCGCTGGACGCGCCGGATGGCCCGGATCACGCGCGGGTGCTGCAATGCCAGCACCACCAGCGGCCAGTAGAGCACACCCTGGATGAAGATGATGCCGCCGATCAGCGCCTTCTGGCTCAGGCTGGAGGCCGGGTCGATCAGCTGGGTAAACACGCTGAAGAAAAACAGGGTGGCCTTGGGGTTGAGCAGGTTGCACGCCAGCCCCTGGCTGAAGGCGCGCCAGACGCCGATCGAGGCAAACTCCTGGCCGTTTTCCTGCACCTGGACCATGCCGCCACGGCTCAGCAGAGCCTGCACGCCGATCCAGATCAGGTAGCCGGCGCCGGCATATTTCAGCAACGAAAACAGCCACGGCGTGGTGGCAATGATGAACGCGATGCCGGCCACGCAGTAACTCATGTGCACGGCCACGCCCAGATTGATGCCCAGCGTGGTTGCCAGCGCCTCGCGCCGGGGCAGCCGGGCTGCATTTTTCAGCACCAGAATGAAATCCGGGCCGGGGCTCATCATCGCCAGTGCGGCGATCACGGTAATGGAAACCAGGCTTTCCCACATGATGGTCAGGCCGCCACGGTGGCGGCAAAAGCGTCGAGCAGGGGACGGATGCGCTCGTGCTTGAGCTTGAGGGCGGCGAGGTTCACCACCAGCCGCGAGCTGATGTCCTCGATGTGCTCGACCGCCACCAGCTGGTTGGCGCGCAGGGTGTTGCCGGTCGACACCAGATCGACGATCGCATCGGCCAGGCCGACCAGCGGCGCCAGTTCCATCGAGCCGTAGAGCTTGATGATGTCGACGTGCACGCCCTTTCTGGAGAAGTGCTCGCGGGCAATGTGCGGGTACTTGGTCGCCACGCGCAGGCGGGCACCCTGCTGTACGGCATGCCCGTAGTCAAAGCCTTCGCGCACGGCCACCATCATGCGGCAACGGGCGATTTCCAGGTCCAGCGGCTGGTACAGGCCGGCTCCGCCATGCTCGATCAGCACGTCGCGTCCGGCGATGCCCAGATCGGCAGCACCGTGCTGCACATAGGTCGGTACGTCGCTGGCGCGCACGATGATCAGGCGCACCTCGGGCAGGTTGGTACCGATCACCAGCTTGCGCGACGATTCGGGGTTTTCCAGCGGTTCGATACCGGCGGCAGCCAGCAGCGGCAGGGTTTCGTCAAAAATGCGTCCCTTGGACAGGGCAATGGTCAACATACGGCTTCCTACTAATCCAGCAAGGTACGGCGCTCGCGCTCGAGCTGGGCGATATAGCGTTGCAGCTGGTTCTGCACACGACTGTTCTGGTTGACAAACTGGCAGCCGATCCGGCGTTGTTCATGGCCGTTTTTCTGCTGCATGACCAGCTTGTTGCGGACTTCGATTTCCACCGGCAGCGATCCCACCTGCCGCAGGTCGATCGAGCAGTCCCGGAAAATCTTGCCGAGTTCCATCCCGGGAATTTCACCCGGCAGGACGAGGGACATGCCGCCAAGACTGATGTCGTAAATCGGCAGCACGATGCCGGCACTGCCGTCCGGGTTCGGGTAGTCATGCACCCGGCACACCACCGGGTTGGCAATCGGGGTCTGGATGCGGAAATATTCGCGCCGCTGCAACTTCACCACTTCCGGAGGCAGCCTGGCCAGAAAGGCCGGCGCACCGTCATAGATGAACGACTGCACCGGTCCGGTGACGAACTGGGTCTTGATGCCGTCCGGGGTACAGACGAACACGTTGCGCTCGCTCTTGAGCAACTGGCGGTTGGCGTCATCGCTGCTGCCGGCATCGAAGGCAAAACGGCCCGATTTCAGGTCGATGGCCAGGAGTTTGGTCAGGATGAAGCTCTTGCCGTGGTTGGAGAATACCGTCACCAGCACGTTGGCAGAAATGATCCGCTTGAGGTGCTGGCCGATCTCCAGCGGCGAGGTCATTGCATACTTGGCCAGGTCCTCGGAAGACGGCAATGGCGCACTGTGGCTCCCGTGCGGGACAGCCGGATCCTGGTCAGAGGAAAGGTCGGTCACAGAAAAGGTCTCGTTCATTGGGCCTTCGTGGCGGTCAACGGCGGCGGAGTCTGTCCCAGCAGCACGGTCAGGTCATGACGGAATACGGCAGCACCACTGCCGTACGGCACATACACGCGCAGGCTGCCGGCCGGATCGTAAAGATAGGCACCGGCGCTGTGGTCGATGGTGTAATCGGCCGGAACCGGCCCGGCAACCTGCTGGTACACCACCTTGTAGGCACGGGCAGTCCTGGCAATCGCTTCGGCAGATCCCGTCAGCGCGGCAAACCGCCGGTCAAAGCCGGTGACATAGCTGTGCAGCAGCTCCGGCGTATCGCGCTGCGGATCAACCGACACGAACAGTACCTGCACCTGGTCGGCGAGCGGCCCCATGTCGCGCATGGCCTGCGACAGCTCGGACAGCGTGGTCGGACAGACGTCCGGGCAATGGGTATAGCCGAAGAACACCACCACGGCCTTGCCCCGGAAATCGGCCAGGGAACGCGGACGGCCATCTGTGCCATCCAGCGTCAGCGCCTGCGCGTAACCGGCACCGGTCACGTCGGTGGCAGCAAAGGACGGCCCGGCGGCCCCCGGTTGCGGAGAACAGGCGGCCAGCATCAAACCGAACAACGCGACAGTCAGGGCGCGCAACAGGTGTGTCATCGTGAGGAAGGCCCCGCATGGCGCGAAGCTCAGGCCAGGGGCCAGAAGACGTAATGGTCAAACAACAGCGCAGCAAAGATCCCGGACAAATACCGGATGGAGTAAACAAATACTGCGCGCGAAACGCTGGGAGAATAACCACGATGCATGGACTGTGCAAGGCAGACAAAGCGCGCACCCAGCCCCAGCGCAGCCAGCAGATAGCACCAGCCGGCCAGCCCCAGCGCAGCCGGCAGCAGGCTGACCGCCAGCAACAGCCAGCTGTACAACACGATTGCCCGGGTCGTGAACTGCTCCCCGTGCGTCACCGGCAGCATCGGCAGGCCGGCAGCGGCATAGTCGGCCCGCCGGTAAAGCGCCAGTGCCCAGAAGTGTGGCGGCGTCCAGACAAAGATCAGGGCGAACAGCAGCCAGGCCAGTACCCCGGTGTCGCCGGTTGCCGCCGCCCAGCCCAGTACCGGCGGCATGGCCCCGCTGGCGCCGCCGATCACGATGTTCTGCGGCGTGGCCGGCTTCAGCCACAGGGTATAAACGATGGCATAGCCAAAAAACGTCAACAGCGTCAGCACCGCCGTCAACGGATTGCAGCCGAACCACAGCAACAGCAGCCCGGCACCAGTCAGCCCCAGCGCTGCAGCCAGCGCCAGCCGCGGCGAGACCACCCCCACCACCAGCGCCCGCCGGCGCGTGCGTCCCATGCGGGCATCAATGGTGCGCTCCACCAGACAGTTCACCGCCGCCGCACCGCCCGCCACTGCCGCAATACCCGTCATGGCCAGCAGCAGAGGCCCGGCCGCCGGCCATCCCGGCACCGCCAGCACATAACCGATGGCAGCGCAGAACACGATCAGCGCCACCACCCGCGGTTTGGTCAGTGACCACAACCCGGCCACCACCGCCCGTAGCGGAACCCCCGAAGACGACAACGGAACGCTGGCCATGACAAGCTCCTCCACACAATCCAACTGCACACCTGCCAGCCAGGACAATGCCTCGCCGGCCCTGTTCCCCCGCCGCATCACCTGCACCGGAAAACGCCTTGTTACCGGCCGTCCATGCAGTCATGCACCAGGCAAGACCGCAACCTGACCATCACCGTGCAAAATCCGGAATCACCGCCAGCCGGCGTGCACGCAGTACCTGCTGGCCGGCGGTCTGCCACTGCAAGGCCTGCCAGAACACGCTGGCAAACAGCAGGGCCCCGACCAGGTTGTGCGCCACGGCCAATGGCAGGGGCAACTGCCACACCACGTTCAGCACCCCCAAAGCCACCTGCCCCAGCAGCAAGACCGCCAGCCACAGGGCAAACGGCCGTCGCTCCGTCCTTTGCCACAAATGCCGGATCCACACACTGCCCAGCAGGACCACGGCCAGCGCCCCCAGCCGGTGCAGCCAGTGAATGGCCGTCAGGTGCGCCAGATCCAGCATCGCGCCGTCCGCGGTCTGTCCCAGTTCGCGCCACAGGTGAAAGCTGTCGGCAAACCGCATGTCGTCCGGCCACCACTGACCACGACACTGCGGCACGCCGGTACCGCACGCCAGTCCGGCATAGTTGCTGCTGACCCAGCCGCCCAGCACCACCTGCCCCCCCACCACGGCCACGGCCAGCCATGCCAGCCGGCGTTCCCGCTTCGACACTGGCCCGACCGGCCGGCCATCGCGCCAGCCCAGCCACGCCAGCAGGCTCAGGACCAGCATGCCGCCCAGCAGGTGCAGGGTGACGATGGCCGGCTTCAGCAGCAGCGTCACCGTCCACATGCCCAGGAGCGCCTGCCCCGTCACCACCAGCACCAGCGTCTGGCTTGCCCGCCAGCCGGCCTCGCCCCGGCGGCGGGCACGCCGCCAGTCAAGCCAGGCCACCCCGGCAATCATGAATCCCAGCCCTCCGGCCAGATAGCGGTGCAGCATCTCCTTGGCCGCCTTGCCGGCATCCAGCGGCAGCCCCGGAAATGCCCGGGCAGCCGCCGCCTGCTCGTGCGGCTGGTCCGGCACGGCCAGATGGCCATAACAGCCCGGCCAGTCCGGGCAGCCCAGACCGGCATCCGACAGCCGTACATAAGCCCCCAGCGGCACCACGATCATCGCCAGCAGGCAGGCCAGCCGCGCCCAACGCCGTATTGCCGTCATTTCAGAGCCCCTGGTTGGTTTTCAGGACACGTCCGATTTCTTTCGCCACCCGCTCCGGCTCCGCATCGGGCGGATAACGCAGTACCAGATTGCCGTGCGGATCAATCAGCACCAGCCCCGGCACCTGCAAGACTGCCGGCCAGTCGGCGCGCACCAGCGTCGTCACGCCGGCCGGCACGCCGCTCACCGGCTGGCGACCCAGTCCGGCCACCACCAGCCGCTGCCCGTCTTCGCCCTGGGCCCGCCGGATGCGCTGCCCCTGTTGCAGGGCGGTCCGGCAGGCCGCATCGCACTGCGGCTCCGCCAGCGGCCGGGCCAGCAGCCAGCGCCCCGGCAAGGGATGAAACGGCAAGGGTTGCGCCACCAGCTCACCGTAGCTGCGCCCTCCGTCCGGCGGCCAGACCAGGTAGGCCAGCGTCGCCAGCAGGACCGGCAAGGCCGACAGCCCCAGCAGCCCCAGCAACAGCAGGCGTCCGCCCGCACGGCCAGTACGTGTCATGCCGGTCTCCCCGTCCGTCGTATCCAGAAAACACCGCTCGCTGCCAGCACCAGCGCCAGCACGGCCCACTGCACGGCATAGGCGCGATGCCGCTCGGCCGGCAACCCAGGCAGCACGGCCGTGCCGGCGCCCTCACGGACCAGCCACGGCGCCAGCCGCACCGGCCAGACCGCCATCACCTCTTCCGGCGTCAGCGCCTGCCAGACCTCGCCCTGCCGCACCGGCCCGGCCAGCACCAGCCGCCGACCGGGCCAGCCCTGCACGATGCCGGACACGCTGGACGACAGGGAAACAGGCGGAGCCGCCTCGCCCCGGCCGACAAAGCCGCGCTCCACCAGTACGGCCAGCCCGTCTGCCAGCACGAAAATCCCGTACAGCCGCCGGCCCGGCCGGTCTTCTTCGGTCACGTTGTCGAGCCACAGGCGAGCCTCATGCCACTGCCCGTGCAGGACCACCCGCCGTCCGGTCCAGTCCGCCACCGGCACGGCCGGAGCAGAAACCACCTGCCGGACCGGCGCCTGTTGCCGGGTCTGCCAGGCTGCGGCCAGGCCGGCCTGCTGCTGCGCCCGCTGCCATTGCCAGACGGCCAGCCCGCAGCACAACACCACGGTCAGCCCGACCAGTACCAGCCGCCAGCCCCCGTGCTGCCGGACTGGCCTACACTCAAGGCGTTGCGGCCTTCCGGGATGCCCTGTCATGACTGCCCTCATCCTTGCCTTGCTCCTGCTGATCGTGTTCACCCTGCTGTCCGGACTGCTGGCCCTGCTGCTCGAACCGGCCGGCTCGCACCGGCTGGCCCGCCGGCTGATGTGGCGGGTCGGTCTGTCGGCCCTGTTGCTGTTGCTGCTATTTACCGGCGCCGGGCTGGGCTGGTGGGCACCGCACCGGGCGTTCTGATCACAGCCAGTAGACGCAGACGAACAGCACCAGCCACACCACGTCAACGAAGTGCCAGTACCAGGCGGCGGCCTCGAAGGCGAAATGGTGGCGCTCGTCAAAATGCCCGCGCATCAGCCGCAACCACACCACCGACAGGATCAGCGCGCCCAGGAAAACGTGCAGGCCGTGAAAACCGGTCAGCAGGTAAAACGTCATGCCGTAGGCACCTGATGCCAGCGACAGTCCCATCTCGTGCATGGCGTGCCGGTATTCCCATGCCTGCAGGCCCAGGAACAACGCACCCAGCAGCACCGTTGCGCCCAGGCACCACTGCACCCGGCGGCGCCGGCCGGCCAGCAGGGCCAGATGCGCCAGCGTCAGTGTCAGCCCGGACGACAGCAGGATCAGGGTATTGACGGCCGGCAGCCCCCACGCCGCCATCGGCCGGTAGGGCCGGATGTCGCCCGGGCCGGTGACGGCAGGCCAGTCCGGCCGGAAACCGTCCCAGAGCCCGGTGCCCCCCGGGCCGCCCAGATCCGGCAGCGCAATCACCCGGACGTAGAACAGCGCACCGAACAGCGCGCCGAAAAACATGATTTCGGAAAAAATGAACCAGCCCATGCCCCAGCGGAACGACTGGTCTTCCTGCCGGGCATAGCTGCCGCGCACCGATTCGCGGATCACGTCGCGGAACCAGCCCCACAGCATCCACAGCAGCACGGCCACGCCGGCCGCCAGCGTCCAGTAGCCCGGCACCAGCGCATTGACGCTGAGCGCCGCGCCCAGGCCGATCAGGAACAGCGCTGCCGCACCAATGACCGGCCAGCGGCTGGGTGCCGGTACGTAATAGCCGGCCGGAACATCCGGATCGCGTTGCATGACTGCCCCTCCTTAGGTCGCCACCAGACTGGCGAGCACGATCAGCCCGGCAACCAGCAGCAGCGCCAGCACCATGGCCGTGACCAGAATCTGCCGCACCGACAGGTCGCGGCTGTCCTGCGCGGCCCGACGGCTGCCCCGCACCCCGAAAAACGCCGACAGGATGGCCAGCAGGCTTTTCATCTTCAGGTCGCCTGCCTGCCGGCCACTTCGATGACGCGGTACGACAGCGTCACCTGCCCGACCGAAGCCGGCAGGGAGCGGTCCACCACGAACACCACCGGCAGCTTGCGCTGCTCGCCCGGTGCCAGCAGCAGCTCGCGGAAACAGAAACACTCCAGCTTGTGAAACCACTGTGCGGCATGGGTCGGCACGTAGGCCGGAATCGCCTGCGCCCAGACGGGATGCGCACTCTGGTTGACGATCAGGTAGTCCACCCGGCCCAGTTCGCCCGGATGCAGCGTCACTGCGCGTGTCATCGGCACCAGCAGCAGGGGAGAGCCCGGCTGCGGATTGGCATCCAGAGACACGCCGACCGTGCGCGACCAGTCCACCTGGGTATTGACCGGAGCGGCAGCCGGTTTTTCCAGCTGGTTCAGCCCCAGTGCGGCGCAGATTTCCCGGTAAAACGGAATCAGCGCCCAGGCAAAGCCGAACATCACGACGGCCACCACCATCAGCCGTGCCAGCAGGTGACGGTTGGCACGCTCGGTTGCCGCATTCATCCGCCCAGCCCTCCGAACAGCCACTGCCGCAGCACGATGCCGGCAAAGAACGCCGCCGCCACCGACGCCAGGACCCAGGCGGTGCGATGCGCGCGCCTCATCGCCGGACCACCACGCCGTTCAGGCCGAATTCGGCGTGTTCGACTTCGCGCGGATCGGCAAACGAGTGATAGGGGGCCGGGCTGGGTTCGGTCCACTCCAGCGTTTCGGCGCCCTCCCACGGTTTTGCCGGGGCCGGCGGACCGTAGCGCAGGCTCCAGAGGATGTTGGCCAGCACCAGCAGCTGGCCGAACCCGAACATGAAGGCACCGACAGTGGCAATGCTGTTGAACCCGGTAAATTGCAGGGCATAGTCCGGAATACGCCGCGGCATGCCGGCCAGCCCGAGGAAATGCATGGGGAAAAAGGTGACGTTGAACCACACCAGCGACCACCAGAAATGCAGCCGGCCCAGGCGCTCCGAATACATGCGGCCCGTCATTTTCGGAAACCAGTAATACAGCGCGGCAAACAGGCTGAAGAGCGCCCCCGCCACCAGCACGTAGTGGAAGTGCGCCACCACGTAGTAGGTTGCATGCAGCTGCACGTCCACTGCCGCCACCGACAGCACCACGCCGGACAGCCCGCCCATGGTGAAAAGGCAGACAAAACCGATGGCAAACAGCATCGGCGTTTCAAACGTCATGCTGCCTTCCCACATGGTGGCGATCCAGTTGAACACCTTGACCCCGGTCGGCACCGCAATCAGCATGGTGGCGTACATGAAAAACAGCTGGGCAACGGCGGGCAGGCCGGTGGTGAACATGTGGTGCGCCCACACCATGAAGCTGAGGATACCGATGCTGGCAGTGGCATACACCATCGAGGCATAGCCGAACAGCGGCTTGCGGGCGAAGGTCGGGATGACCTGGCTGATGATGCCGAAGGCCGGCAACGCCATGATGTAGACCTCAGGATGACCGAAGAACCAGAAAACATGCTGGTAGAGCACCGGGTCCCCCCCTCCGGCGGCATTGAAGAAATGGGTGCCGAAATGACGGTCGGTCAGCACCATGGTCACCGCCCCGGCCAGTACCGGCATCACCGCGATGATGAGGTAGGCCGTGATCAGGCTGGCCCACACGAACATCGGCATCTGCATCAGTCCCATGCCCGGAGCGCGCAGGTTGAGGATGGTGGTGATGATGTTGATCGCGCCCATGATCGAGCTGATGCCAAGGATGTGGACGGCAAAGATGGTCATGTCCATGCCCATGCCCATCTGGGTCGACAGCGGCGCGTACATGGTCCAGCCCGTTGCCGCCGCGCCGCCCGGCACGGCAAACGACAGCAGCAGCAGCGCCGCAGCCGGCGGCAACAGCCAGAAGCTCCAGTTGTTCATGCGGGCAAACGCCATGTCCGGCGCGCCGATCATCAGCGGAATCATCCAGTTCGCCAGCCCGGTAAAGGCCGGCATGATGGCGCCGAACACCATGACCAGACCGTGCATGGTGGTGAACTGGTTGAACAGTTCCGGCTCCAGCAGCCGCATGCCCGGCCGGAACAGCTCGGCCCGGATCGCCAGCGCCATCACGCCGCCGGACAGGAACATGGCAAACGCAAACCACAGGTACAGCGTGCCGATGTCCTTGTGGTTGGTGGCAAACAGCCAGCGGCGCCAGCCGTGCGGATGCCCGGCATGACTGGTCAGGCGGGGTTCCAGCGCGGAATCGACAACACTGCTCATCACGGCCTCCGTCAGGTCAGCCCTTGCCCTGGCGGGCAGCGGCGATGCGGGCCGGCTCGATCATCT is a genomic window containing:
- the hisD gene encoding histidinol dehydrogenase, translated to MTVRRLSTRSAGFADALASLLAFESAQDPAVDTAVAGIVEDVKQRGDAALVEYTHCFDRFEVASAAALELTRDELRSAFDRLPSATREALQAAAERVRRYHEKQLAGSWSYTEADGTVLGQQVTPLDRVGIYVPGGKAAYPSSVLMNALPAHVAGVEEIIMVVPTPGGERNDLVLAAAYIAGVSRAFTVGGAQAVAALAYGTATIPAVDKITGPGNAYVAAAKRRVFGVVGIDMVAGPSEILVVCDGSTDPDWIAMDLFSQAEHDEIAQAILLCPDAAYLDRVQASIDRLLPGMPRRAIIEASLRNRGALIEVADLAEACAIANQIAPEHLELSVADPDAWLPQLRHAGAIFIGRFTSESLGDYCAGPNHVLPTSRTARFASPLGVYDFQKRSSLIRVSQDGARALGRIASVLAHGEGLTAHARSAEYRMEE
- a CDS encoding heme o synthase — its product is MASVPLSSSGVPLRAVVAGLWSLTKPRVVALIVFCAAIGYVLAVPGWPAAGPLLLAMTGIAAVAGGAAAVNCLVERTIDARMGRTRRRALVVGVVSPRLALAAALGLTGAGLLLLWFGCNPLTAVLTLLTFFGYAIVYTLWLKPATPQNIVIGGASGAMPPVLGWAAATGDTGVLAWLLFALIFVWTPPHFWALALYRRADYAAAGLPMLPVTHGEQFTTRAIVLYSWLLLAVSLLPAALGLAGWCYLLAALGLGARFVCLAQSMHRGYSPSVSRAVFVYSIRYLSGIFAALLFDHYVFWPLA
- a CDS encoding DUF2909 family protein; this encodes MTALILALLLLIVFTLLSGLLALLLEPAGSHRLARRLMWRVGLSALLLLLLFTGAGLGWWAPHRAF
- a CDS encoding COX15/CtaA family protein; translated protein: MTAIRRWARLACLLAMIVVPLGAYVRLSDAGLGCPDWPGCYGHLAVPDQPHEQAAAARAFPGLPLDAGKAAKEMLHRYLAGGLGFMIAGVAWLDWRRARRRGEAGWRASQTLVLVVTGQALLGMWTVTLLLKPAIVTLHLLGGMLVLSLLAWLGWRDGRPVGPVSKRERRLAWLAVAVVGGQVVLGGWVSSNYAGLACGTGVPQCRGQWWPDDMRFADSFHLWRELGQTADGAMLDLAHLTAIHWLHRLGALAVVLLGSVWIRHLWQRTERRPFALWLAVLLLGQVALGVLNVVWQLPLPLAVAHNLVGALLFASVFWQALQWQTAGQQVLRARRLAVIPDFAR
- a CDS encoding LysE family translocator — its product is MWESLVSITVIAALAMMSPGPDFILVLKNAARLPRREALATTLGINLGVAVHMSYCVAGIAFIIATTPWLFSLLKYAGAGYLIWIGVQALLSRGGMVQVQENGQEFASIGVWRAFSQGLACNLLNPKATLFFFSVFTQLIDPASSLSQKALIGGIIFIQGVLYWPLVVLALQHPRVIRAIRRVQRSVDRLLGGLLLALGIKVALS
- a CDS encoding cytochrome c oxidase assembly protein, translated to MNAATERANRHLLARLMVVAVVMFGFAWALIPFYREICAALGLNQLEKPAAAPVNTQVDWSRTVGVSLDANPQPGSPLLLVPMTRAVTLHPGELGRVDYLIVNQSAHPVWAQAIPAYVPTHAAQWFHKLECFCFRELLLAPGEQRKLPVVFVVDRSLPASVGQVTLSYRVIEVAGRQAT
- a CDS encoding SCO family protein; this encodes MTHLLRALTVALFGLMLAACSPQPGAAGPSFAATDVTGAGYAQALTLDGTDGRPRSLADFRGKAVVVFFGYTHCPDVCPTTLSELSQAMRDMGPLADQVQVLFVSVDPQRDTPELLHSYVTGFDRRFAALTGSAEAIARTARAYKVVYQQVAGPVPADYTIDHSAGAYLYDPAGSLRVYVPYGSGAAVFRHDLTVLLGQTPPPLTATKAQ
- a CDS encoding cytochrome c oxidase subunit 3 gives rise to the protein MQRDPDVPAGYYVPAPSRWPVIGAAALFLIGLGAALSVNALVPGYWTLAAGVAVLLWMLWGWFRDVIRESVRGSYARQEDQSFRWGMGWFIFSEIMFFGALFGALFYVRVIALPDLGGPGGTGLWDGFRPDWPAVTGPGDIRPYRPMAAWGLPAVNTLILLSSGLTLTLAHLALLAGRRRRVQWCLGATVLLGALFLGLQAWEYRHAMHEMGLSLASGAYGMTFYLLTGFHGLHVFLGALILSVVWLRLMRGHFDERHHFAFEAAAWYWHFVDVVWLVLFVCVYWL
- a CDS encoding cytochrome oxidase small assembly protein, coding for MRRAHRTAWVLASVAAAFFAGIVLRQWLFGGLGG
- the hisG gene encoding ATP phosphoribosyltransferase, whose translation is MLTIALSKGRIFDETLPLLAAAGIEPLENPESSRKLVIGTNLPEVRLIIVRASDVPTYVQHGAADLGIAGRDVLIEHGGAGLYQPLDLEIARCRMMVAVREGFDYGHAVQQGARLRVATKYPHIAREHFSRKGVHVDIIKLYGSMELAPLVGLADAIVDLVSTGNTLRANQLVAVEHIEDISSRLVVNLAALKLKHERIRPLLDAFAATVAA
- a CDS encoding DUF2970 domain-containing protein, coding for MKSLLAILSAFFGVRGSRRAAQDSRDLSVRQILVTAMVLALLLVAGLIVLASLVAT
- a CDS encoding SURF1 family cytochrome oxidase biogenesis protein, encoding MTGHPGRPQRLECRPVRQHGGWRLVLVGLTVVLCCGLAVWQWQRAQQQAGLAAAWQTRQQAPVRQVVSAPAVPVADWTGRRVVLHGQWHEARLWLDNVTEEDRPGRRLYGIFVLADGLAVLVERGFVGRGEAAPPVSLSSSVSGIVQGWPGRRLVLAGPVRQGEVWQALTPEEVMAVWPVRLAPWLVREGAGTAVLPGLPAERHRAYAVQWAVLALVLAASGVFWIRRTGRPA
- the ctaD gene encoding cytochrome c oxidase subunit I — translated: MSSVVDSALEPRLTSHAGHPHGWRRWLFATNHKDIGTLYLWFAFAMFLSGGVMALAIRAELFRPGMRLLEPELFNQFTTMHGLVMVFGAIMPAFTGLANWMIPLMIGAPDMAFARMNNWSFWLLPPAAALLLLSFAVPGGAAATGWTMYAPLSTQMGMGMDMTIFAVHILGISSIMGAINIITTILNLRAPGMGLMQMPMFVWASLITAYLIIAVMPVLAGAVTMVLTDRHFGTHFFNAAGGGDPVLYQHVFWFFGHPEVYIMALPAFGIISQVIPTFARKPLFGYASMVYATASIGILSFMVWAHHMFTTGLPAVAQLFFMYATMLIAVPTGVKVFNWIATMWEGSMTFETPMLFAIGFVCLFTMGGLSGVVLSVAAVDVQLHATYYVVAHFHYVLVAGALFSLFAALYYWFPKMTGRMYSERLGRLHFWWSLVWFNVTFFPMHFLGLAGMPRRIPDYALQFTGFNSIATVGAFMFGFGQLLVLANILWSLRYGPPAPAKPWEGAETLEWTEPSPAPYHSFADPREVEHAEFGLNGVVVRR
- a CDS encoding flagellar brake protein, producing the protein MTSPLEIGQHLKRIISANVLVTVFSNHGKSFILTKLLAIDLKSGRFAFDAGSSDDANRQLLKSERNVFVCTPDGIKTQFVTGPVQSFIYDGAPAFLARLPPEVVKLQRREYFRIQTPIANPVVCRVHDYPNPDGSAGIVLPIYDISLGGMSLVLPGEIPGMELGKIFRDCSIDLRQVGSLPVEIEVRNKLVMQQKNGHEQRRIGCQFVNQNSRVQNQLQRYIAQLERERRTLLD